A stretch of DNA from Lawsonibacter asaccharolyticus:
AGCTTGATGCCGGGGATGGGGACCGGAGGGGGCAGCTGGGCCTCAGCCAGAAAGATGGTCAGGGCGATGGCGGTGAGAAGGGCGGCCCGGGTGAGGCGGCGGGCCTGGGAGGGGCGCTTATCCTGTGGCGGAGTCAAGACCATCCCCTCCTCCCTCGATTTGAATGACCAGCCGGTTGGGCAGGCAGACCACGGGGACGGTGCCGTCGGAGATCCATCCCTGGTCCACACAGACCTGGTCCGGGCAGTCCGCGGACTCCACCCTGATCCGGCCCGGCTGGGCGGTGATGGTGTTGGTCCGTCCCTGGAACTCCACTGTAAAGGTGAGAGGGGCGGAGAGACTGTCCAAATCGATCTCCCGGATCAAGACACCGTCCTGATAGATACGGGCCATGTGCCCGCCCCCGGACCAGCGGCCCAGCAGGAGGATGGCGCCGACGGACAGCAGGGCGGCGGCGGCCAGCACGCCTACCCAGAATCTCGTGCGTTTCATAGCTGGATCACCGTCACCTCCAGGTCCTGATAGTCCTCTGCCAGCGTGAAGGAACCAGCCAGACCGGCAGTGACCCACAGGGAACCGTCCTCCAGCACCAGCACCATCTCAAAGTCCTGATGGGTCCGCCAAAAATCGGCCCCCCAGTCTGCCCCCCGGACGAACACGGCGGTGGAGAGAGCGTCGCAGTACACCCCCAGAGGAGAGACGATGGTGACGCTCTTCAGGCCGGACCGGGCGGGAGCGGCGGTCTCCGGGTCCATGATGTGCCAGTAAGTCTGGCCGTCCTCCTCAAAGTAGCGCTCATAGCCGCCGGAGGTGATGACCGCCTGGCTGCCGGTGAGCTCCAGGACCCCCAGGTAGCCGGAGCTCCCCGCCTCCGGGGTCTGGATGCCAATGCGCCAGGGAGAGCCGTCCGGCTTGTCCCCTGCGGTCCGCACGTTGCCGCCCAGATTGAAGATGGCGGGCTCCCCGCCGGCCAGCTCCGCCAGCAGATCGCTGGCCCAGCCCTTGGCGATGGAGCCCAGGTCCAGCTGCATCCCCTGGGGCAGGCGGACCCGGCAGCCCTCCGGGTCCAGCTCCACCTGGGTGTAGTCGATGCGGGCGGCCAGCTCCGCCAGCTCCTCCGGTCCGGGGACACGGTACTCGCCGGTGGTGAAGCCCCAGGCATGAACGGCGGAGTAGGCGGTGATATCCAGGGCCCCCTGGGTCTCCCGGCCATAGGAGAGGGCCAGGGAGAGCAGCTGGAAGGTCTCCTGAGAGACCGGGACCCAGGCCCCTTCCCCATGGTTGATGGCGGAGATGTCGCTGTTCTTGTCGGTAACGGAGAGCAGATGCTCCAGCTGGTAGATCCTCTCCGTAGCCTGGTCCAGCACCTGCTGGCCGCTGTCACCATAGGCGGTGAGCTCCATCACGGTGTTCATGGCAAATATGGTAGAGGAGGTCTCCCTGGTCTGGGCGCAGCCGGACAGCAACAGGGACAGCACCATGGGCAGGAACAAGAATCGGACAGAGTGCACAGCGTTACCTCCAAAGATCGGGATGTTCTGCATACACAGTGATTATTATTTTAACATATGGCCGGGGCTTTGTCATGAAAAATTGAAAAAGATATGGAGAGCCATAGATCGGAGGAGCAGGGGCCGCCTGGACGGAAATGCTGAGGGATGGACCTGAAATACCTTTTCCCTGGAGGGGAGGTGCCCCGCGCATGCGCAGGGGATGAGAGGGCGTCTTTTCTCTCCGGGGCAGGGGGCGGAGCGTGCCGGGAGGCTGGACTTTTCAAGGGGCGGGGCCCCTTTGTCGTTGCTTTTTTCCTCGATTTGGTGTAAACTAGGGTATCATTTTATTGTCAGGAGGAGAACATCTATGGATGACAAGGTAAAAGAACTGCTGGACCGCATCAGAGACACCGCCTCCGCAGCCGCCGACAGCGCGGCGGACACCGCCCGGGTGGCCGGACGGAAGGCCGGCCAGATGGTAGACGTGGCCAAGCTGAACGTCCAGCTCTTTGACCTGAACGGAGAGTTCTCGGACATTCTGAAAAAGCTGGGACAGGTGATGTACGACACCCACAGGGGCCAGGGCGGAGAGAGTACCGACGTGGCCGGCCTTCTGGAGCGGGCGGACGAGGTCTCAGAAAAGATCAGAGAGGTGAAGGCCCGCATCTCCGATCTGCGCCAGAGCCGGACCTGCCCTGCCTGCGGCGCCTCCTGCGGCAAAGAGGACAAATACTGCCGGGGCTGCGGCGCCCCTCTGTAAGGAGACGGAGATGGACTTCACATTCCAACAGTATGAAGAGAGCGCCCAGGCCATCCGCGCCCGGCTGGGCGGCTTCGCGCCCAAAGTGGCTATGATCCTGGGCTCCGGCCTGGGTTACCTGGGGGACCAGGTAGAGGGGGCGGTGACGGTCCCCTACGGCGAGATCCCTTATTTCAAATCCTCCACCGCCCCGGGGCACAAGGGCCGGCTGGTCTTCGGCACTCTGGAGGGCCAGCGGGTGGCGGTGATGCAGGGCCGCATGCACCACTATGAGGGCTACTCCTATGAGGAGGTCTCCTACGCGGTCCGGGTGCTCCGGCTGCTGGGGTGCGACACCCTCATCGTCACCAACGCCGCCGGCTGCGTCCATACGGGCTGGCAGGCGGGGGACCTGATGCTCATTACTGACCACATCAAGCTGTTCTCCCAGTCACCCCTGCGGGGGGAGAACCTGCCGGAATTCGGAGTGCGTTTTCCAGACGCCTCCAAGCTCTATACGCCCCGCCTGCAGGAGCTGGCCCGGCAGACCGCTCAGGAGCAGGGCCTCACCCTGCGGGAGGGGGTCTACTTCTACTGCTACGGCCCGCAGTACGAGACCCCTGCGGAGGTGCGGGCCGCCCGCATCCTGGGGGGTGACGCAGTGGGCATGTCCACCGCGCCGGAGGTCGTCGTGGCCGGACACTGCGGCATGGAGGTGCTGGGGATCACCCTGCTGTCCAACATGGCCGCCGGCATCCTGGACCAGCCCCTCTCCGAGCGGGAGGTGCTGGACGCCGCCGAGGCGGCGAAGGAGAAGTTCTCGGGGCTGATCCGGGCCTGTCTGCGGCGGATGTGAGCCGCACCGGCGCGCCCCTGTTCCGCAGCTTGAGGAGAAGGGAGCGTCTCTATGCTGACACTTTTTAACCGCGCGGAGCTGCTGGTCACCTGTGACATGATCCGGCTGGCCCGGGTCCGGGAAGCTCTGGCTGCCGCTGACATCGATTATATCTGCCGAGCCAAGGACCTGTCTGGCCGCGGGGGGCATACCTCCAGCTTTGGCGTGGGCCCCGGGGCCCGGGTGGAGTATAAGGTCTATGTGAAACGGACGGACCTGGAGCGGGCCAAGACTGTTTTGTAAGGAGCGAGAGGATGCCCATTTTATTTTCTGACGTGACCGTTGTGCCCATGGACGGGGCGCCGCAGGTGCTGGAACACGCCTATGTGGCGGTAGAGGGGACGAAGATCGCCTCCGTGGGGACCGAGCCCCCCGAGGGGACCTTTGACCGGGTGGTGGACGGCGCCGGGAAGGTGCTCCTCCCCGGCTTTGTCAACGCCCACACCCACCTGCCCATGACCCTGATGCGGGGCTACGGCGGGGGATGCGACCTGCACACCTGGCTCAACCAGTATATCTTTCCTGCCGAGGCGCGCCTGGACAGCCGGGCGGTGGCGGCAGGGGCCGGGCTGGGCCTGGCGGAGATGATCGCCTCCGGCGTCACCTGTGTAGCTGATATGTATATGCACACCGGGACCATCGCGGAGCAGATCCTGGAGGCGGGCATCAGTGCCAACCTGTCCTGCGGCGGGGTGTACTTCGGCGCGCCAGAGGATTTCTCCCCCGAGACCTGCGGCGACTGCCGGAACCAGGCCGCCCTGACAGAGGAGTGGCATGGGGCGGGGGCGGGCCAGATCCTGGTGGACGCCTCGGTCCACGGGGAGTACACCTCCAATCCCCCTCTGTGGCGGTGGATGGCCGAGTATGCCGCAGAGCACCGACTGGGGATGCACGTCCACGTCTCTGAGACCCAGTCGGAGCACCAGGCCAGCCTGGAGCGGTGGGGCAAGACCCCCATCCAGGCCCTGGACGGGTGCGGGGTGTGGGACTGCGGCCGCTCACTGGCGGCCCACTGCGTCTACACCACGGAGGAGGACTGGGCTCTCATGGCGGAGAAGGGGATCTCCTGTGTCCACAACCCCTGGTCCAACCTGAAGCTGGGCTCCGGGGTGGCCCCTATCCCGGCCATGATGCGGGCGGGAGTCAACGTGGCCCTGGGCACCGATGGCATGTCCTCCCACAACAGTGCCGATCTCTTCTCCGATATCAAGCTGGCCGCCGTCCTGCACAACGGGGTGGAGCGGGACCCCATGGCCGTGAGTGCCTGGGCCGCCCTGGAGATAGCCACCGTCAACGGCGCCCGGGCCCTGGGCAGGGATACCGGGGTCATCGCCCCGGGAAAGACGGCGGACCTGATCCTGGTGGACCTCTCCGCCCCCAATCTCATCCCCTGTCACGACCCGGTGGAGGACCTGGTCTTTTCCGCCCACGGCTCTAATGTGGAGATGAATATGGCCCGGGGACAGGTCATATATGAGAAGGGGAGCTTTCTCACCCTGGACCTGGAGCGGGTCCGCTGGGAAGTGGAGCACTACGCCCTCCCGCTGATCTTCGGGTGAGGACCCAGTCTCACAAATTGAGGAGGATACACTATGACCCGACAAGACCAAGCGCCCCGCCGAATGGCAGCGGCCAAACCGAATACATTTTTTGGAGGAGCCGCCATCCTGGCAATGGGGATCTTGGTGGTAAAGGTCATCGGCCTGTTCTATAAGATCCCGCTGGTCAACATCATCGGCAGCGAGGGAAGCGCCGATTTCAACAACGCCTACAACATCTACTCAGTGCTGCTGACCATCTCCACCGCCGGCCTGCCGGTGGCGGTGTCCAAGATGGTGTCGGAGGCCAACGCCCTGGGGCGGCAGAACCAGGTGCACAAGGTGTTCCGCCTGTCCCTGGCAGCCTTCCTGACCCTGGGTGTGGTATCCTTCCTGATCATGTATTTTGGCTCAGAGCAGCTGGCCGGCATGATGCACGACTCCCTTGCGGCGGCGGGCATCCGCGCGCTGGCGCCGGCGGTGATCTGCGTGGGCTGCCTGTCCGCCTTCCGGGGCTATGCCCAGGGCCACGGGAATATGACGCCCACCGCGGTCTCCCAGATTCTAGAAGCGCTGTGCAAGCTGGTCATCGGACTGGGGCTTGCCTACTGGCTGGTGCGGGCAGGCCAGCCCAGCCATGTGGCGGCGGCGGGGGCCATTACCGGCGTCACGGTGGGCACCATCCTGGCCCTGGCCTATATGATCTTCAACTTTGTCTCCACCCGCATGCGGGAGGAGAAGGACACTCAGGACGCTCCGGACTCCGCCCGGCGCATCCTGTCCACCCTGATGAAGATCGCCATCCCCATCACCATCAGCTCCTCCATGGTGGGCATCGTCACCGTCATCGACTCCGCCCTGGTCCAGGGACAGATCCAGAAGGTGCTCATCTCCGACCCGGACAGCTGGGCGCTGTACCAGCAGGTGGTGGACTTCGTCCCCCTGGAGGCGGCACGGGACGCCTGGCAGCAGGCCGTGAGCTCCGGCGCGGCGGCGGAGGCGGTCTCCCAGCTCTACGGGGCGGTGGAGCTGGCGGCGGAAAATATCAGCCGTAGCCTCTATGGGAATTACAGCGGCGCACTGACCATCTATAACCTGCCCCTCTCCCTGATGGCCGCCATCACCGCCTCGGTCATCGCCGCAGTCTCCGCGGCCCTGGCCCGGCGGGACCGCCGGGGGGCGGCCAGGATCACCGGCTCCGCCCTGCGGATCACCGCTCTGCTGGCTTTCCCTATGGGGGTGGGGCTCTTCGTGCTGGGCACCCCCATCATCCGACTGATCTTTCCGGAGCTGGACGCCTCTGTGGCGGGGCCCCTGTTGTCTACCCTGGGCATC
This window harbors:
- a CDS encoding purine nucleoside phosphorylase — translated: MDFTFQQYEESAQAIRARLGGFAPKVAMILGSGLGYLGDQVEGAVTVPYGEIPYFKSSTAPGHKGRLVFGTLEGQRVAVMQGRMHHYEGYSYEEVSYAVRVLRLLGCDTLIVTNAAGCVHTGWQAGDLMLITDHIKLFSQSPLRGENLPEFGVRFPDASKLYTPRLQELARQTAQEQGLTLREGVYFYCYGPQYETPAEVRAARILGGDAVGMSTAPEVVVAGHCGMEVLGITLLSNMAAGILDQPLSEREVLDAAEAAKEKFSGLIRACLRRM